In a genomic window of Chrysemys picta bellii isolate R12L10 chromosome 1, ASM1138683v2, whole genome shotgun sequence:
- the LMOD2 gene encoding leiomodin-2, protein MSTFGYRRELSKYESIDEDELLASLTDEELKELERELEDIEPDRNLPVGQRQKNLTEKTPTGTFSREALMAYWEKETRKLLEEERLGACEKDSKQEDDNSEDTEEEYFTGTNSEISEEAYTEEEEEEEKEEAEEKEEEEEESDEDDSEQKENAAICERTVTCESDRSSDHLKRKKCNIQKENENVINGDGGKDTEDMSFKTGAIHPCGNPTVIEDALEKVRNNDPDTSEVNLNNIENITIQMLTHFAQALKNNTVVKMFNLANTRADDSAAIAIAGMLKVNQYITSLNIDSNFITGKGILAIMRALQNNKVLTELRFHNQRHIMGSQVEMDIAKLLKDNTTLVKLGYHFELAGPRMSMTSILTRNMDKQRQKRMQEQKQQESGCDGAINPKTKALQKGTPGSSPYASPKSSPWSSPKLPKKAQPVKIQPPAPPSPPPPPPPPPPPPPLIVPEKKAPTRNIAEVIKQQESSKNALQNGHKKKKGKKTKKHENSILKEIKNSLRSVSDKKSEEGSRPSTRPSTPQMSLHDSLMEAIRGSSIKQLKQVEVPEALR, encoded by the exons ATGTCTACCTTTGGCTACAGAAGAGAGCTTAGTAAATATGAATCCATTGATGAAGATGAACTCCTTGCTTCTCTGACTGACGAGGAGCTAAAGGAGCTGGAGAGGGAGCTAGAAGATATTGAGCCCGACCGCAACCTTCCAGTGGGGCAAAGACAAAAGAATCTAACAGAGAAAACTCCTACAGGAACTTTCAGCAGGGAAGCGTTGATGGCCTATTGGGAAAAAGAGACCAGAAAACTCCTAGAAGAAGAAAGGTTGGGGGCATGTGAAAAG GATTCAAAGCAAGAAGACGACAATTCAGAAGACACTGAGGAAGAATATTTCACAGGAACTAACAGTGAAATTTCCGAGGAGGCATAcactgaagaggaggaggaagaagaaaaagaggaagcagaagaaaaagaagaagaagaagaagaaagtgaTGAAGATGACTCTGAACAAAAGGAAAATGCTGCAATTTGTGAAAGGACTGTGACTTGTGAAAGTGACAGGAGTTCTGACCACTTGAAACGCAAGAAATGCAACATCcagaaggaaaatgaaaatgtcatcaaTGGGGATGGTGGCAAAGATACAGAAGACATGAGCTTTAAAACGGGTGCCATCCACCCTTGTGGAAACCCAACAGTTATTGAGGATGCTTTGGAAAAAGTTAGGAACAATGACCCTGACACCAGTGAAGTCAACTTAAATAACATTGAAAACATCACCATACAGATGCTTACACATTTTGCTCAAGCCCTCAAGAACAACACAGTGGTTAAGATGTTCAATCTAGCCAATACTCGTGCTGATGATAGTGCGGCGATTGCTATTGCTGGGATGTTAAAGGTGAATCAGTATATAACGAGTCTGAACATTGATTCAAATTTTATCACAGGCAAAGGGATATTGGCCATCATGAGAGCTTTGCAGAATAACAAGGTTTTAACAGAACTACGATTCCACAACCAACGGCATATCATGGGCAGTCAGGTTGAAATGGACATAGCTAAACTGTTGAAAGACAATACCACGCTGGTGAAGCTAGGGTACCACTTTGAGCTTGCTGGACCAAGAATGAGCATGACAAGTATCCTCACAAGAAACATGGATAAACAAAGGCAAAAACGTATGCAGGAGCAAAAACAGCAAGAGTCTGGTTGTGATGGAGCAATCAATCCAAAGACCAAAGCCTTGCAGAAAGGAACTCCTGGGTCCTCACCTTATGCATCGCCTAAGAGCTCACCTTGGTCCTCTCCAAAACTCCCTAAGAAAGCTCAGCCTGTCAAAATCCAGCCTCCAGCTCCAccttcacctcctcctccccctcccccaccacctccccctcctcccctcattgTTCCAGAGAAAAAGGCACCAACAAGGAATATAGCTGAGGTCATCAAACAACAGGAGAGCTCCAAGAATGCCTTACAAAATggacacaaaaagaaaaaaggcaaaaaaaccaaaaagcatGAGAATAGCATattgaaagaaataaaaaattccTTAAGATCAGTCTCAGACAAAAAATCAGAAGAAGGATCGCGACCCTCTACCCGACCCTCCACCCCACAAATGTCTCTTCATGATAGCCTTATGGAAGCAATTCGGGGAAGCAGCATAAAACAGTTAAAGCAG GTGGAAGTTCCAGAAGCACTTCGATGA